Proteins encoded within one genomic window of Polypterus senegalus isolate Bchr_013 unplaced genomic scaffold, ASM1683550v1 scaffold_249, whole genome shotgun sequence:
- the LOC120520392 gene encoding uncharacterized protein LOC120520392: MEEIHTAQQESEFRAEIPGQVHAEISYQATLSQEPQVDRLENTREPQPEVNTQILIGDIENFLGSAEYENSTSELRLSRLHEEANVPSPPESPFAYINADTPTVQIKVSQLDEKRFHLDRSFSELEGLIEEEIIIEINRETILNDMQRIYGTTELLNKKLKVCFIGEEGHDFGGLTKDLFSCFWNCAFTEWFKGEDALVPCIPLYHYHKAQEIFTVVGRVLSHMCQLNRCIPPRFCRSTLLSIVFNTSTIHNNILIDDFLLHVTASERILLKKAINHFETLRDFENKSS; this comes from the exons ATGGAGGAGATACACACGGCACAACAAGAATCAGAATTTAGAGCAGAAATTCCAGGTCAAGTGCATGCAGAAATAAGTTATCAg GCAACATTGTCACAGGAGCCACAGGTAGATAGGCTGGAAAACACAAGAGAACCTCAACCAGAAGTAAATACCCAG ATTTTGATTGGTGATATTGAGAACTTTCTTGGAagtgcagaatatgaaaatagCACATCAGAg TTGAGATTATCCAGACTGCATGAAGAGGCAAATGTACCAAGTCCTCCagaatctccttttgcttataTAAATGCTGATACTCCCAcg gttCAGATTAAAGTATCTCAGTTGGATGAAAAACGATTCCATCTTGACAGAA GTTTTTCAGAGCTTGAAGGATTAATAGAGGAAGAAATCATTATCGAAATAAACAGGGAAACAATATTGAATGATATGCAGCGAATTTATGGAACAACAGAACTCCTCAACAAAAAGCTTAAAGTATGTTTTATTGGAGAAGAAGGGCATGATTTTGGCGGATTAACTAAagatcttttttcttgtttttggaacTGTGCCTTCACTGAGTGGTTTAAGGGTGAGGATGCACTTGTACCTTGTATACCTCTCTATCATTATCATAAAGCACAAGAAATCTTTACAGTTGTGGGAAGAGTATTGTCTCATATGTGTCAGCTAAATAGATGTATACCTCCAAGATTCTGTAGGTCAACATTGCTTTCTATTGTATTTAATACCTCCACCATTCACAATAACATTCTTATAGATGACTTTCTGCTTCATGTAACTGCTTCAGAAAGAATCCTCCTAAAAAAAGCAATTAACCACTTTGAAACATTAAGAGACTTTGAAAACAAGAgctcttaa